The Bombus fervidus isolate BK054 chromosome 3, iyBomFerv1, whole genome shotgun sequence genome includes a window with the following:
- the LOC139985379 gene encoding uncharacterized protein, whose product MSQSERISKLRRRRGVLLGRLKHVDRQIDEWEQADAIDEGFITSCRQTIDELGNKITNIQIELDELEDPETERAEATQHEHIRIRGRITELLKQSQYTTNSTPQKCEPSNRYESTSLKFPDIKLPKFDGTLEEWTSFYETFSSVIDQNKILSPVQKFLYLRTSLVGQAARSIQSLDLTASNYPIAMDVLKKKFDCQRRICMRHWHLIRDYPRIPEETPEAIDDFLETVKLNLRALRKLGQNLSADVILIDLFITKLPSSTIRMWHHTLPDGKMPSYTHLLEFLKTRANRDRLDAPVDTKGASHRRLHHRQKPPRGHTFTTTKHAPRCPICQGHHAIKKCKVFKAEPVKRRIELVKEASLCVNCLSSEHSRAHCPSRSCRRCRHRHHTLLHQDKPQNRSPTLAITNGFIDVASLTSVKTNNQLNTETLFSTPSGYKAHSPLRVSHNAMQGEGITKITQSTGI is encoded by the exons ATGTCTCAATCCGAACGTATCAGTAAGTTGCGCCGAAGACGAGGCGTCTTACTTGGCCGATTGAAACACGTGGATCGTCAGATCGATGAATGGGAGCAAGCAGACGCCATCGATGAAGGCTTTATCACGTCTTGTCGTCAAACGATCGACGAACTCGGGAACAAGATAACTAATATCCAAATTGAATTAGACGAACTAGAGGATCCAGAGACTGAACGTGCCGAAGCTACACAACATGAACACATTCGCATTCGTGGACGAATTACGGAACTCTTGAAGCAATCACAGTACACAACCAATTCGACACCGCAAAAATGCGAACCAAGTAACCGTTACGAGTCGACCTCCCTTAAATTCCCGGACATCAAGCTGCCTAAGTTCGATGGCACTCTAGAAGAGTGGACTTCGTTTTACGAAACCTTCTCATCAGTGATAGACCAGAACAAAATACTATCACCGGTACAGAAGTTTCTTTATCTCCGCACATCATTGGTTGGACAAGCCGCGCGGAGCATCCAGTCGCTGGACCTCACAGCGTCCAATTATCCCATCGCCATGGAcgtattgaaaaaaaaattcgactGTCAAAGACGAATTTGCATGCGTCACTGGCACTTGATACGGGATTATCCAAGGATTCCTGAGGAAACACCTGAAGCGATAGACGACTTTTTGGAGACCGTCAAATTGAACCTTCGCGCACTTCGCAAACTAGGTCAGAATTTAAGCGCGGACGTGATTCTGATCGATCTGTTCATCACAAAGCTACCCTCGTCCACCATACGCATGTGGCATCACACATTACCGGATGGCAAGATGCCCTCTTACACCCATTTATTGGAGTTCCTCAAAACACGAGCGAACCGGGATCGACTAGACGCCCCAGTTGATACCAAAGGGGCGTCCCACCGACGTCTCCACCATCGACAAAAACCGCCACGAGGACATACCTTCACCACAACCAAACATGCACCGAGATGTCCGATATGTCAAGGACATCATGCTATCAAGAAGTGCAAAGTGTTCAAAGCAGAGCCAGTTAAAAGGCGCATTGAACTCGTGAAGGAAGCATCACTGTGCGTCAATTGCTTAAGCAGTGAACATTCTCGTGCCCACTGCCCCTCCAGGTCGTGCCGTAGATGTCGGCATCGACATCACACTCTGCTACACCAGGATAAACCACAGAACCGCTCGCCAACATT GGCGATCACCAACGGGTTTATCGACGTCGCGTCGCTCACATCAGTCAAGACGAACAACCAGCTCAACACGGAAACCCTCTTCAGCACTCCCTCAGGATATAAAGCCCACTCACCATTGCGAGTCTCGCACAACGCGATGCAGGGCGAAGGAATCACAAAGATCACCCAATCCACGGGGATCTAA